DNA from Chitinophagales bacterium:
ACAATTCAATTTTCGATTTAAAGAAGAAGTAGGAACAAGAAACAATATTCAATTTAATTTAAGCGGAGCGCAAAACGCTAAATTATGGGATGTGACGACTATAGGTTCTTTCAAAAATCTTACAACTAAAAATCTTATATTTGAAAATACCTCTTCGGTAAATGAGTTTGTAGTATTTGAAGACAACAATGCTTACAAACCTTCAGCAATAGGAAAGATTGCCAATCAAGATTTGATGAGTCTCGGTGCAGCTCAAAATCTTATTATCACCCATAAAACTTGGTTAAACCAAGCAAAGGAATTAGCTGAATTTCATAAGGAAGAACGAGGTATAATAACCCACGTAGTAGATGTTGAGCATATATATAATGAATACAACTCTGGAAATAAAGACATATCGGCTATCCGCAGATTTATCTCCGCAATAGCAGAAAAAAGCTTAAGTTCAACTGAAAAGTTAGCTACGATTACACTATTTGGTAAAGCATGTGTAGACTACAAAAGTGTGAATAAAACAAATAATGCATGTGAAGATTTTGTGCCTACCTACGAAACACTTTATTCTAGTGATTACTTGGTATCGTTCCCTACAGACGATATCTATGGTTTGGATTATAAAATAGATACCAATTTAGATGATAGTGATAAAACTATGGCATATGGAGTGGGAAGATTACCCGTATCCACTCTAGAAGAAGCTAAAGATGTAGTAGCTAAAATAAAAAAATATAAACATGCTAAATCCTATGGCGACTGGCGAAACCAAACAACACTAGTAGCTGATGACTATGATGATAGAGTTGATAGTGACTTTTACACACAAAATGAAGTAGTAAGTAAATTTTTAGAGCAAAATCGAATAAAGACATTGCAAAACAAGGTGTATCTCGATGCATTTTTTCAACAACAATTTTCAGGAGGACAGCGATATGAAGATGTAGAAAAGCTAGTCAAAGATAACTTTACCTTTGGAAATATACTCATGACCTATGTAGGTCATGGAGGTGAGTTTAACTGGTCGCAAGAAAGAATATTGTCCTCTAATGATCTACCTATTTACAAAAACGAATATTCCCTCCCCTTCGTTACCACAGCCACTTGCGGATTTGCACCCTATGATAAGCCCAATTCGAATAATAAGTCTGCAGGCGAAAGGTATTTCTTACAGAAAGATGGTGGTGCTATAGGACTTTTGACTACATGCAGAGAAGTTTTAATTTCTGATCAAGGTCCATTTATGAATAATTTCTTTGCTAGTTTTTTTGGTACCAATAATAAAACACTTGGCGATATAGCTCGTGCAACCAAGATTTCTAATAATATAGATGCTAACTCTCAGAAAGTGGTTTTAATTGGGGATCCAGCTTTAGAACTCAATCTACCTAAATTTAATGTGGTAACTACCAATATTTCTAATGGAACAGATGATACCTTGAAATCACTGAGCAGGGTAAAAATACAAGGTGAAGTGCGCGATCTATCCAATACTATTATGAATAATTTTAATGGATTCTGTCAGATTACAGTATTAGACAAACCTACATTAAATAAACTTAACTATAATGATATCAAGACCCCTAAAATAGCGAATGATACTTTTAAGACACAACAGAGTAGAATCTTCCGAGGTAGTACCGAGGTAAAAGATGGTAAATTTTCTATAGAATTCATTGTACCCAAAGATATTAACTATGCTATAGGGAGAGGCAAGATATCGTATTATGCAGCAGATGTAAGACAAAAGCCTTATCGTGACGCCTCAGGCATGGATACTAATGTCTGGATAGGAGGAGCTAATTTAAATGCAGCGGCAGACAATGATGCCCCGAAAGTTACTCTATTTATGAATGATGAAAAATTCGCATTCGGAGGCATAACGAATAACGACCCTATTTTGTTAGTTAAATTATTTGATTCGAGTGGTATCAATACTACTGGAGCTGGAATTGGCCATGATATCACGGGTATTTTAGACAATAACTTAAGACTTCCTATCAACCTCAATAGTTATTATAGAACAGAACAAGGGGATTTTATGAGTGGTCGAATCAATTATCCATTTTACAAACTGAAAGATGGAAGACATACGATAAAAGTAAAGGCATGGGATGTATACAACAATCCGGGCGAAGGCTACACGGAGTTTATAGTAGCACCGTCTGAAAAAATTGCATTGATGCATGTACTAAATTATCCCAACCCATTCACTACGCAGACACGATTCGAATTTGAGCACAATAGACCCAATGAAATGCTAGATGTATCTATCAACATCATGACAATATCGGGACGCATAGTTAAGCGAATTCACCAGAAAATAAGTACAGAAGGTTTCAGAGTAAGAGATCAAATACATTGGAATGGACAGGATGATTTTGGCGATAAAATAGGTAAGGGGGTATACATATATACTGTGACTATAAGAGACTCTAAAGGTGAAACAGCTAGTAAATACGAAAAATTGGTTTTATTACAATAATTTTTGTTTATTTGCGTTGGTATTTAAATTATATAAAACTAAAACGTGATTTTATTCAGAGTTGTCGGGAACGTAATTCCATTTTTTATTTTACTTATTTTCTCAAATCAATTATACTCTCAAGGGACTATTAATCACAATGGTTTAGAATATGTGATCACGACAGGGGTACCTTTTATGCGTATTGCTACGGATGCTCGCTCTGCGGGTATGGCAGAAGTAGGTGTAGCTACATCAGCAGATAATAATGCTGGATTTCACAATCCAGCAAAACTTGCCTTTGTAGACAATGACATGGGCGCTTCGGTCAATTTTGCACCATGGCTGAGACAAATCACCAATGATATTTACCTCATCAATGCAAATGGATATTATAAAATTTCACCAAACCATGCTGCTGGTATTAGTTTGCGATATTTTACACTAGGTCAAATCAATTATAAGGATGCATCAGGTGGGGATTTAGGAATATCCAAGCCTTTCGAATTTGCAGCGGAAGGGCACTATTCTTTTCGACTTTCCGAAAATTTTGGGATTGGAGCCAGTGGTCGATTTATTTTATCCGATTTATCTAATGGAGCTACGACGGCCACGACTCAAATTCCAGCGGGCAATGCGTTTTCGGTAGATTTTGCCGCTTTCTACACTAAGAGACTTGAGATAGGAAGATTCCAAGAAACAAAACTCAATTTGGGACTCAATATATCCAATATTGGATCAAAAATTCAATACAGTGCTAATGGTCAACCTGACTTTATTCCTACCAATTTAGCCTTAGGAGCTTGTATGGAGAGTCAAATCGATGATCACAATACGGTGAGCTTGAGTATTCAGTTGGATAAACTTTTAGTGCCTACTCCTACTTATACTAGAGACAATCAAGGTAAATTTAAATTTGTAGATGAGAACAGAAATGGCATACCCGATTTTAAAGAGCATGGATCCATAGGAGGTATGCTTGTATCATTTGGTGATCATGCGAATGGAATTGGTGGTGAATTGGGTGAATTTATTTATCATGCAGGAGCAGAATATTCATATCAAAAAACATATTTTTTACGTGCAGGATTCTTCTTTGAACCAGAAGGTGCTGGAGGAAGACAATTCGTTACTGCCGGATTAGGTTTAAAATATAATACATTGAGATTAGATTTCTCATATCTACTGCCTATCACGCAGCAGCGTTCACCTTTAGATAATCAAATGAGAGTTTCATTGGCATTCAATATCGGTGAGAGTAAGAAGGATAATTACTGGTAAAATCTAGTTTTTAATATATCTTTCCTCTAGGCTAAAATTACCCATTTTTACCTTAAAAAAGTATAACCCTTTCGCATAGTTATCTGTATTGATAAAAATGTGGTTCACACCTTTCAGTAAGTTTACCTTTGATTTGGAAATGACTTTTCCTGCAAAATAAACTTCGAATTCTGCGCCCACTATAGACTCATTAGAGCTTATTTCCAGTATCGTATTACCTTGAGAAGGATTAGGGAATACAGATAGATTTTTTTCCTTCTGTTTTATTAGATTAAAGGAGAATGGTCTATGAAATTGTGGTAACCCGAAACCTATTTCAAGATTAGGACTTAAATAATTGGAACCAGTGGAATAGAGCAGAGTTCTGAGCTCTTGAGGTTTCAGAAAACTATTTTTTTGCCAAAAACATGCGATAAGCCCAGCTAGTAAAGGCGATGAAAAAGATGTACCATTTCCAAAATGATAATTTCCCATATCATAATAAAGTGTTGTCCCCTTTCCTACCCCCACTATATTGGGTTTTATATAATTTAACTTGTAAAAACCCTTAGAGCTAAAATCGGCTAAACTAGTATTGATATCGAGAGCTCCTACGGATATCACTCCTTCAACATCGGCTGGAGCCGTTATAATACCCCAGTCTTTATTACCATGATTACCTGCGGAATTCACAACCACTATTCCTTTTTCAACTGCTATAGCTGCTGCCTTGGATACTATGGTAGTTTTTCCATTCATATCATCTCTAGTATAGTTTTGAGAAGGATCATCAAATTGATGATAACCTAAAGATGAATTAATAATATCTAAACCCATGCTATCCGCCATTTCCGCAGCTACAGCCCAGTTCAATTCTTCTACACGAGTTTCACTTCTAGGATCTTCAGTTATGAATAAATAATAACTAGCCTTGGGAGCACTTGCTACAATAGTGTCTTTTAAAAACGAAGCCATACAACCCATAACAGCAGTTCCATGTCCATCCAAGGTATATACGTCATTTGAATTTTGAACAATATTTTTCACTGGGAATATTCGATTTTCTGTAAACAAATGTTTAAAAGAAGAAATTTTATCTAGTCGATCAAAGCCTGCATCGAAGACTCCTATGCGCATGCCCTGACCTTCAAATCCTTCATCATGAAGTGCACGCCCTCCATGGAGCTCTATTTGAGTATATGCAGCACCATACTGCTCAATAGTATAGTTTGTTTCAAGTTTTTGATAACTAGACTTTAGTTTGGTTTCTATACCAGTTAAAATTTCTACTTTATCTACAAATTCTAGCTTTTTTATTCGTTCTAATTCTTCTTTTGTACATACTACAGATACAGCATTTAGCCATCGTGAAGACTTTATCACTGGAACAATTTTTTCTATTGATGACTTTCTGTGAGGCTCTATAGCATAATCCTTGTCATCAAGCGAAATGCCATATAGCATTTTTCTTTTCATGGCATCTGCAGAGAGCGCGTAAGCAGTTTTTTCAATATCTTTAGGTTTGAAATAAACCAAATATTGAACTTGTGTTTTCAAAACAATAGGTAAAACCAAAAATGATATCTTAATCAGAAAATTCGATTGCATATAACAAATATAAGCCTTTGTTTAACGTTGGAAAAGATTTTAAATTGTAAATCGTAAACTAAAAACGAGGTTAATAGCAAAATTAACCTCGCTTTTAATAATTCTGATAAAATCTAAATACTACTTTTCAATAGTAAATCGACCTATCGCAGATTCTTCATCATTGGAAAGTATCAATTGATAATTGCCATTGGCTAATTGGCTAAAATCAAAGGCATGTGTACTCTCTAAACTAGTATGCTTCTCTAGGATTACTGCTACTACTCTCCCTGTCATATCTGTCACGGTAAAGGTAATAGGCTTTAAATTATTGCTGCTCACTTCTACAGTAACCTTGCCATCAGTCGTAGGTACCGGAAAGAGATTAAATCCGAATCCGTTTTTAGTTGTTTGACTAATACTTGAGCCAGATTTAAGAATATAATCCACATAAGCTGTACCTCCCAGATTAGAGCTTGAAAGCTGTTTTAGGATAACATAGTTTACTCCATTCTCTTTACCTGTATCGATATTTCTGCTAATTATAGAATGTGACATTGTTAATGGGATACTTAGATTTGACCATAATGAACTTGTAAATGGCTGACCAGTAGTTAATAAGACGGCGAAACTTACTTTGTCTGTTACAATTCTCGGATTAGCTAATCCAATGGCAGTTAATCTCGCTAAAACAGCATCCGTTTCAGCTACATCGTAATATACTTTGACATCATAAGGATTCAATACACTGCCATCAATATCGAGGTTAAATAATCTGCGACCGAGAATAGCTCCTTTATTTTCACTATTCGTTGGAGAAATTTCCCGAATACCATTCATCAATTCGATATCAGGTCGTGCTATAAAATTGCTGCCATTTTTCTTAATAGCGATTAAGAGTTTTTCTGTTTGCAAACTATTGGAGTAATAAGTCCAATCATTCTCATCTGTACAACGCTCTAAAAGATCGAATTCAGAGTTATTAGCCAAGAAGATATTCGTACTTGGCTTTAATGACTTGATGGTTACACCACTAGATGCTAAACCAGGGCAAACATTGTTTTTAACCTCCACATAGTATGTATCTCCACTATTGTTTATACTATTTACTAAGAATGTATCTTTATCTCCATTGGTAGCAATAGCTGCTCCATTTCTATACCACTGGTAGGTTTCCACGTTGCTAGCATTCACTCTAAGCGTATGGGTTGTCACCTCACATAATTTAGGACCTTGCGGTTGAGTAACAATAAGTGGCTTCTCTTTTATCGTCACGACTACGTTACTAGTAAATACATTTGAACAAGACGCAGCATTCTGAGCAAACAACATACACTTATAAACACCAGTATTATTTATACTTGTATTTGATATAGAAAGTATTGCATTCGTTTCTCCTGTCAAAGCTACATTGTTTTTATACCACTGATATGCTATGGTGCCAGAAGCCGTAGCATTTATATTCAATGCACTGCCTGCGCATAGATCCAATACAGCAGGCAGGGTATTTACTGTTTTAGGGCATTTTATAGTCGAAACTCTAACAATATTAGAAAATACCACATTATTGCATGGAGCGGGTGCTGTTATTCTCACTTGATAACTACCCGAGTCAATAGCCTCCACATAATTCGCTATGGTATATGTCGAAGCATTTGCTAGAGGCACTATGACTCCATTTCTAAACCACTGATAAGCAAATGGCCCAATTCCAGAAGGTTTTACAGATAAAGTATGACTTCCTGGCGGTGTTTCTAATAATTGAGCTCCTACTGGCTGAGTATCTATAACCATAGAATTCGTCATAGTTACATTAAACAAATTCGAACTCACATCTGTACAAGCAGGTTGTGCTTTTGCTATGATAAAATAATTCCCAGCACTCGCTGATGTAGATCCAGTAGAAACATAATTATTACCTGTCTGATTTAAAAAGCCTTGACCTTGTTTATGCCATTCGATTAGGGTTTGATTTGCTGCTGTAGCAGATAATATAATATTTGAGCCTATACAAAATGGTGCATTTCCACTCGGTTGGGTCACTATAACAGGAGCTTTATTGACATCTAAATCTATCGTATCAAAAATAGCAGGGCATACTCCTCCTCCAAGTATTTGTACGATATACCTAGCAGAATCAGAGGTTAAGACTCCATTTTTAGCATAGTTGGCATTGTTAGTGCCCACCGAGGTGCCATTCCTTCTCCAGCTATAAGTAAATGGACCAACACCAGAAGCGCCAACTGTATAACTAATGTTTTGACCTTCACATTTCACATCCGAATTGGCTAACGGAAGTGAGATGGCAAGCTGTCTTTCTATACTTAAGTCGATAGTATCTCTTACACTAGGACAAGCTATATCACCTTGAATTTGTACAATATATCTACCAGAATCTGCTAAAGAAGCTCCATTTTTGGTATAAGTAGCATTATTAGTTCCAATATTAGTACCATTAAATGTCCAAGTATAGTTATATGGACCAGAACCTGCTACACCTATTGTGTAAATAATATTCTGACCAATACATTTTACATCAGAATTAGCTAGCGGTGTAGTAATAGAAAGCGGTCTTCTAACCTTGACGATAGCTAAGGCGGATGTATCGTTGATACACCCATTAAATGCAATGGCTATGACACTATAGGTTGCTGAATCAGAATAGCCCACAGAAGAAATTTTAAACTTATTACTTGTAGTAGGGCTGCCAATATTCACTCCATTCTTTCTCCACTGATAGAATTGAGTCCTAATAGATGTAACTGACAATTCAAGACTATCTCCAAGACATAGATTTTTACCAGCAGGTTCCAACGTGATAAGTGCTGGCATTGTTCCAGTAACTTTTGCGTTGGCACTTGTCAGACTTGGACATGGAGTATTACCTGATATCACTACAGTATAAGTTCCTGTATCTGCTATAGCGAATGGAATTCTAGACATAGTCGCTGTTGTTTGACCGATAGGGTTGCCATTGAGTCTCCATGAATATCCACTAACATTTTGAGCAAATACAGACATATTAAAATTCAAACCTACGCATGCTAAAGAATTTGCTGGTGGTTGAGTCGTTATTACAACTTTTCGAATGACATTACCCAAAACTGCTGCTGAGGTGTCCGCTTTACAAGCAGTAGCACCTGCCATACCTGAAAGAGCGACTAGGCGATACATGCCACTATCAGACATAGCTGCTACATTTCCACCTTTGGTATATGTTTGGACATTTCCATTAGGCGCGGCTATAGGAGATCCATTAAATAACCACTGATAACTCGGAGCATTCGAAGCACTACCTGTTATACTTATCGACTGATCTTCACATACCAGGAAGCCGACAGGAGGAGTAGTTATAGTTGCCAATGGCGTTACTTGTAAGGTGTCATTAGCTGAAGTCACACTAGGACATGGTCCAATTCCAGTCATAAACACGGTATAAATACCATCCTGACTCGGTTGTGCAGAAGATATGCTATAATTCGCTGTATTACCGCCTGTTCCAAAACCTGCAGGAGTACCATTACGTCTCCATTGATAACTAGTTACATTTTGTGCTATAACAGATGCATTAAATGGTGTATTTTGACATAGACGTGTCAAAGGTGCCGGTTGAGTTGTAATTTGAATCTTTCTTCTCACTGAACCTAATACTGGAGCAGAAGTATCTGCTTTACAAACAGTAGCTCCGGCATTGGCAGATAAAGCCACCAATCTATAGATACCACTATCAGACATAGTAGCTAGTGCTCCACCTTTGGTATAATTTTGAGCCGTTCCATTCGGAGCACTAATTGGGTTGCCATTAAACAACCACTGATAGCCCGCTGCATTAGCAGCAGATCCCGTAATGGAAATAGGCTGGTCTTCACAAACTGTAAATGCAGCTGGTGGCACTATAAAAGCTACTAGTGCAGTTACTTGTAAAGTGTCATTGGTACTCGTTACATTTGGACAAGGCGCATTACCAGTCATGAGCACAGTATAAATTCCAGCATCACTAGGCTGTGCGCTACTTATACTATAATTCGCTGAATTGCCTCCACTTCCTATGGAAACATTGGCACTATTTTTTCTCCATTGATAGGAAGTGACATTATTCGCAACTATGGATGCATTAAAAGAAGAATTCTGACAAACACGCGTCATAGCCAGCGGTTGTGTTGTAATCTGTATCTTTCTTACTACGGCTCCTAGCACAGCTACAGAGGTATCCGCTTTACAAACTGTAGCTCCCGCATTGGCAGATAAAGCTACCAATCTATACATTCCACTATCAGACATAGTAGCTAGTGCACCACCTTTGGTATAATTTTGAGCCGTTCCATTCGGAGCACTAATTGGGTTGCCATTAAACAACCACTGATAGCCCGCTGCATTAGCAGCAGATGCAGTAATACTGATTGACTGATCCTCACATATCTGGAAGGCACTCGCAGCTGTGGTTATAACAGCTAAAGTGGTGACTGTTAAGGTATCATTTGTAGAGAATACATCAGGACAGCTGGTCAGACCCTTTACTAAAACTCTAAATACACCTGTATCTGATGCTTGTATATTCGCTAGACTATAACTAGCTGTAGTTCCACCAGTGCCTGAAGAAACATCAACCCCATTTTTTTGCCACTGATAGCCAGATGTATTATTAGCTGTGACATTAGCATTGAAGGTTGAGTTTTGGCATACTGGCGTTTTAGATAATGGTTGAGTTGTAATTGTAACTTGTGGATTCACTATAACCGTAGAGGTATTACTTGTAAGACTTCCACATGATGAGCTTACAATACAATAATAATATAAAGTTCCAGCAGTGCTTGTCGACGGTGTATAGTTAGGATTGGTTGCTAAGTTAATTAATGTTCCACCGGTATTGCTATTGGTCGTATTACTATACCACTGATAGTTAACAGTTCCCGTTCCAGCTGCTACTATCGATAAATTCGTTGGTGTAAAATTTTGACAAACTGTTTGAGTCACTATTGGTTGTGTGCTTATAGATGTGGCGGGGGTAATAGTAACCTCGCTTGGACTGCTAGTTACACTTGGCCCACAATTTCCCCCTACGATACAGTAATAATAAATCGTACTAGTATTCGCAGTCTGAGGGGTGTAAATTGAGGCGTTGGCTGATCCGATTAAAGTTCCTCCAGTATTGGCATTGATCGCATTGCTATACCACTGATATGTCAGAGTACCTGTTCCATTGGCGACCACGGAAATATTCGTAGGAGCTGTATTTTGACAAACTGTTTGAGCCATAGCTGGCTGCGTAGTAATGGCTGTAACAGGTGTTACTATTACAGCTGATGTGTTACTTGTTACAGAAGCACCACAAGTGCCGCTTACTACACAATAATAATATCGAGTATTGGCAGTTGAAGTAGGTGGTGCAAAGGCAGCAGATGTAGCTGATGCCACAATAGTTCCTCCAGAGTTACTATTCGTCGTATTGCTAAACCACTGATAGGTAAATGGACTGGTACCTCCAGCCGTAACAGTAATATTAGTAGGACCTGAATTCTGACAGACAGTTTGTGATACAGCTGGTTGAGCAGTAATAGAAGTAGCCGGAGTCACCGTAATTGTACCCGTAGCATTGACCGTACCACAACCACCTGTCAATGGAATACTATAAGAGAACGTACCACTGGCTGAAGGCGTGCCGCTAATCGTGATTGTATTGCTAGCAAAGGAGGCACTGACACCTGCTGGTAAACCTGTAGCCGTGCCAATACCTGTAGCTCCTGTCGTAGTGTGTGTAATAGGAGTTAAAGCGGTATTGATACATAGAGTGGGTGAAGAAGAAGCCGTGCCTGCGGTGTTATTCGGAGTCACCGTAATCGTACCCGTAGCATTCACCGTACCACAACCACCTGTCAATGGAATACTATATGCAAATGTTCCACTGGCTGAAGGCGTACCACTAATCGTGATTGTATTGCTAGCAAAGGAAGCACTGACACCTGTTGGTAAACCTGTAGCCGTGCCAATACCTGTAGCTCCTGTCGTAGTATGTGTGATAGGAGTTAAAGCAGTATTGATACAAAGACTAGGTGTAGAAGAAGCCGTGCCAGCGGTGTTATTCGGATTCACAGTAATCGTACCCGTGGCATTCACTGTACCACAACC
Protein-coding regions in this window:
- a CDS encoding S8 family peptidase, which encodes MQSNFLIKISFLVLPIVLKTQVQYLVYFKPKDIEKTAYALSADAMKRKMLYGISLDDKDYAIEPHRKSSIEKIVPVIKSSRWLNAVSVVCTKEELERIKKLEFVDKVEILTGIETKLKSSYQKLETNYTIEQYGAAYTQIELHGGRALHDEGFEGQGMRIGVFDAGFDRLDKISSFKHLFTENRIFPVKNIVQNSNDVYTLDGHGTAVMGCMASFLKDTIVASAPKASYYLFITEDPRSETRVEELNWAVAAEMADSMGLDIINSSLGYHQFDDPSQNYTRDDMNGKTTIVSKAAAIAVEKGIVVVNSAGNHGNKDWGIITAPADVEGVISVGALDINTSLADFSSKGFYKLNYIKPNIVGVGKGTTLYYDMGNYHFGNGTSFSSPLLAGLIACFWQKNSFLKPQELRTLLYSTGSNYLSPNLEIGFGLPQFHRPFSFNLIKQKEKNLSVFPNPSQGNTILEISSNESIVGAEFEVYFAGKVISKSKVNLLKGVNHIFINTDNYAKGLYFFKVKMGNFSLEERYIKN
- the porV gene encoding type IX secretion system outer membrane channel protein PorV, with protein sequence MILFRVVGNVIPFFILLIFSNQLYSQGTINHNGLEYVITTGVPFMRIATDARSAGMAEVGVATSADNNAGFHNPAKLAFVDNDMGASVNFAPWLRQITNDIYLINANGYYKISPNHAAGISLRYFTLGQINYKDASGGDLGISKPFEFAAEGHYSFRLSENFGIGASGRFILSDLSNGATTATTQIPAGNAFSVDFAAFYTKRLEIGRFQETKLNLGLNISNIGSKIQYSANGQPDFIPTNLALGACMESQIDDHNTVSLSIQLDKLLVPTPTYTRDNQGKFKFVDENRNGIPDFKEHGSIGGMLVSFGDHANGIGGELGEFIYHAGAEYSYQKTYFLRAGFFFEPEGAGGRQFVTAGLGLKYNTLRLDFSYLLPITQQRSPLDNQMRVSLAFNIGESKKDNYW
- the porU gene encoding type IX secretion system sortase PorU; its protein translation is MKYYIAFLTQRSPVLVFIFILLSTFKLQGASVLSKGNWYKFSIDKSGVYKLDYNFLVNDLKINPQELNTTTIGIFGYGGGVSAEYFTNNSASLKENNIEIVDLNSNGVIEKEDYILFYGDGPLGKKLNLTKGWFEHTSAYYTDVQSFFLTTTEGSSKKLGTLNSGSNPIRTFNNFDLFGILDKDSFNPNLSGRIWYHKALNNIVRTTTLNLPISQCSGGEKIIITYSYLTKLSGASLTIAVNNGFVKSQSLSPSDKYQVDTLQIPCPGSNSTISFSINGSMNENLYLDFITVNGKAPLVYSGVQFNFRFKEEVGTRNNIQFNLSGAQNAKLWDVTTIGSFKNLTTKNLIFENTSSVNEFVVFEDNNAYKPSAIGKIANQDLMSLGAAQNLIITHKTWLNQAKELAEFHKEERGIITHVVDVEHIYNEYNSGNKDISAIRRFISAIAEKSLSSTEKLATITLFGKACVDYKSVNKTNNACEDFVPTYETLYSSDYLVSFPTDDIYGLDYKIDTNLDDSDKTMAYGVGRLPVSTLEEAKDVVAKIKKYKHAKSYGDWRNQTTLVADDYDDRVDSDFYTQNEVVSKFLEQNRIKTLQNKVYLDAFFQQQFSGGQRYEDVEKLVKDNFTFGNILMTYVGHGGEFNWSQERILSSNDLPIYKNEYSLPFVTTATCGFAPYDKPNSNNKSAGERYFLQKDGGAIGLLTTCREVLISDQGPFMNNFFASFFGTNNKTLGDIARATKISNNIDANSQKVVLIGDPALELNLPKFNVVTTNISNGTDDTLKSLSRVKIQGEVRDLSNTIMNNFNGFCQITVLDKPTLNKLNYNDIKTPKIANDTFKTQQSRIFRGSTEVKDGKFSIEFIVPKDINYAIGRGKISYYAADVRQKPYRDASGMDTNVWIGGANLNAAADNDAPKVTLFMNDEKFAFGGITNNDPILLVKLFDSSGINTTGAGIGHDITGILDNNLRLPINLNSYYRTEQGDFMSGRINYPFYKLKDGRHTIKVKAWDVYNNPGEGYTEFIVAPSEKIALMHVLNYPNPFTTQTRFEFEHNRPNEMLDVSINIMTISGRIVKRIHQKISTEGFRVRDQIHWNGQDDFGDKIGKGVYIYTVTIRDSKGETASKYEKLVLLQ